In the genome of Lathyrus oleraceus cultivar Zhongwan6 chromosome 4, CAAS_Psat_ZW6_1.0, whole genome shotgun sequence, the window TCTTAACCGTTGTTAAGATTCATCATTAAACTCTCCCATTTTATTAAACACGAGGTATTTTGGGCTCATTCCCCAAACCGAGTCAAATATTAATAGCCAGGGTTAACAATCACCTATTAGCTTTCTTCCCCAACATGAGTCAGGTATTCCCATCATCATAAGGAATCATCACTAACATGCTCCTTTCTCCCAACGGATGTCAGGTATTCTAGttgttgctaggaatcatcactaAGTTTTTGTACTTTCCTCAGCAAAGCCAAGTACTCTAGCTATTGCTAAGAATCGCCATTGTATCTTCTCGAGAAGTGCATCCCCAGTTAAGTTAGGTATTTCATCTGTCGCTGAGAATCGTCATTGAACGACTCTTTTCCCCCACAAAGTCGGGTAATCTAGTATTCGTTATGAATCATCACTGTACCTTATTTATCTCCAGCTATGTCGGGTATTCCAGACGTTGTTGGGAATCATCACCGAACCTAGTTGTTATTCCCCACTGATTCAGGTATTCTAGCCACCGCTAAGAATCGTCACTAAATTCACTTAGTTGATCCCCGGTAGATATCAGGTATtccagtcgttgctaggaatcgtcGTTGAATCTATGTTCCTCCACCAAGTGAAACATAAAAGAGAtagagagtacacaaggatttgtttaggaagttccccaatcgacctcgaTATGGTCacgtcttccctcaattcgaACTCGGATTGAGATAATTAAATTAGTCTTACTTTGCAAAAATAGAATACAAGAAAAATGTAGCAATTCTATCCTACAAACCttaagtttgatgttgattttgacACTATCTTTTCTCTTGATCaaagcttgatcaagtaacccaacaatGCCAATTTGATTCACTGTCTCACACAACTCATTTGCAAGAACCTTCTGTTCTTCAAAACCTTCACTCGATTGAATCCGAATTACGAATTGTTATAATCCATGATTTACCAATATGGCCCACCATcccacgctactcctttgcaagaaccttatgttcttcaaagccttcactcgatcggatccaaaTTGTGTAACATTGTCCAAAACCTTAAAATCCctaattgatcttgaaggaaaaccacaacttgattttcttatttgaaaccctcaaagatcCCAACCAAATTTACAATTCAATTAACCTAAATTGGATGTTATCAACCGATTCTAGATGTCATccaaacaaagaatgattatgtgtaatttgTTTGTGTGTAAGCATagaatgaggttgaagatgatgagaacaCTTTGAAATTCCAGTTCCATGTAGGTTTTACTCTAGAACCTTACTAGAAATGATacatgtatgaagtatttatatgcatgcatgtttggaggcaaaagaaatgcaaaagatttgtaaaaatcatgaattttaaaaaaaatatgttGCATTTGTCGACCTGTTcgatgcatgtgtcgacctgtataggtcatggGTCGACTTGTATAGGTCATGAGTCGACACATGCAGTTGGCACATCAAATAGAGGCCGCAAGATTTAACATTGAGTTACACAAGTCGACCTGAAAATCGGATGTGGTGACATATAGGAGAatttcttctatgtgtcgacctaaaGCATGTATGTGTCGACAAATAGATTGTTTTGCCCATAAAAACTTGTTTTTGATACATGAAATCTTCTCCAActcatttcaaaatatttttatgCTTTCTAATGTTAAGATGGACATTGAGACTCagaggataccgtccaatatacaaAAACGTTAGAGTATCATaattttgacatcatacaaaatacatctaacagAAAGTTGTACTCATACAAATGAGTTCTTGAACGGTAGCAAGACATATTTATCATCATAGCTGCATAATAAGAAAGTATATGATAAAAAAACGAGGTTACAGAGAAGATAATATCATGGAGTCTCAAAGTTGAGTTTGTGGTTGAAAAAACGGATGCTAATATAGGTTCTCGGGTTAGGCACAAGGCAGTGATGGATATTCAGTCGAGTTTGAATAAGCTTCATTAGGTTTTTTTGTATATAGCTATTTTGGTTGACACTCAAGGGAGAATTGTTGTTGTGTATCGTTGCAATGGTTTCTTCTTGATTATTTGAGGGACACGACTAAGATTAAGATTGATGCATGTTTAGTCTTAAGGGAGAATTTTGTTTGATAATTCATAAACACAACATTCTCATTTATACTATATACTCGTAGAGGTATATAGTTCGGTGAAGTAGTTAATTATCGTTACTGGTTGAATATGGAGACTTTTCTTCATCATTTCTGCATGATTTTGACAATGGATATTCACACAACATTGTATTTCCTTCATAGGAATCATTTCCAAATGTATCACGGCCGTAGGTGACTATGGTGCTTTACAGGAATGATTTAAATGCAGGGAGAAACACACTATGAAAAAGAGAAGCACTGGATGAAGCACAATGAATGTACACAACTATAATAATCCACATAATCTCTCACTAACCAAACTATAATCCACTTCTAAAGTATATAACTTTAGTATATTCAATAGTTAAATCTGAATTCCTGCAGGAAATTTAACTTCTTGAATGAGTGAATGCATGAGTTTAACTCAATGCCTTTGCAAGCTCTTGGTTTTGGCTGCCAAACAATTCAGCACAAAAAGATCTTTGCGGATTTTCCAACGATAAATAAGGTAATGGAACCAATGGCCTGTCACATGAAAACATCGATAATGAACATCAAATTTATCATCTCATCAAACACAAAAATTAGCATATCATCATACCTCGAAATCTGTAATGCTTCTGTTTCTTGAAGCTCCCTATCCTTTTTACCATATATATTCTCGCATCCTTGACACTTACAACTTGGGGAGCAACCAACACCACCCTTCAATACAAAACCAACAACATTGTAATTCATATTCTAAATGAAACTAAAAGTTTACTGCGTGCAGTGGAGAAAGAAAACCTTAAAACATTCACAATATTTCCTCAGGCAGCTTGTTTTTTTACATTTACAGTGACCTGATATGCGGCTGCGAAATCGAACCTTGGTGTTAGGCTAATGAAGAAAGATAAAAACTAACTTAATAATGGAATAAAGATAATGAACAACTACATTTTCCTCTTCTTTTTTAGGCTAGTACTCTGAGAGAAATCAGCACTTTCCTCTTCCTTTTCATGTTTTGAACAAGAACCAAGTTTCCTCTTTTTTTTCATGTTTGAAGGATCCAATTGTTTACTCTTCATTTTGAGGGTACTCCGACAGAAGTCTTCACCCGTAATGTGAACTAAAAACTTAGTGAAATCTTTCGTAGACTCAACTTCGGGGACCTGCGCGCAAAGAACATGATATAACATTATACTCTATTATGACATGCAAtacaaaaatgcagaaaaatTGTAACCTCATGATTCCCTGTCTGAATTGGATTGGTATCCATTAAAGATTGTGTTGTACTAATTAAGTTATTGTAATCACAATCTTGTGTAGAATAAGTAGGAACATTCTGAGACGAAACTTGAGGGTTTGATGTGTCCAAAAGGTTATCCCTAGCAATGAGGAATGTGGATTCCTCAAAAGAAGACGCATTGGGTGATGTGAAAAGAGAATAATCCATGGCAGGTGGGTTTAATGGAGATAGACTGTTGAGGTAGTTAAACAAAGAATCATCATGATGCTGCATAAAAATATGAAAAAGGTGAATAACAGATTCTGATGCAATGCAAGAAAGGTAAGAAACAAAGAAAATCAAGGTTGATAGTAATATATGATGCAGCAAAGAGGAAGAAAGATGCAGCAAAGTGATGTGAAGAAAGAATGGTGAGTGTTGAAACAAACCTCTTCCAGATTGGAAAATGGTGGTGCCTCCATCACTTCAAAGAACCCAACAACAAACTTTTTGTATTGCTTCTATTTAAAGTTGCACTAACACTCTATCATTTTACATCAAAGATATATTTATATCAGTGTCAAAGATATTTTATTATCTTATTAGAATTCttttatattaattttattattattgttcaactttttttatgtattttattttgtttatttttattttttatgttatTTATAACGACTTAATTGTTTTATAAATTATTTTGTTGTATtataatttaattttataaatattttaaaatgaaaaaatatttatctgatcatttgatatttattaatattttatttaaatattttaagagtatttaaaatattaaatatttttatatttgttatattttaaaatattttaaatattcGTAGTCAGATATTATACTTTTTCTAATTTGCATCTCCTTCACGCAAATAATTCAGCCATCTTAAATagataaaatgaaaaataattgTTAATAcatgataaaaaataaaatgtaATTGAAAATGTATGAAGTTATAAAATATATAATTATTCATATTTGAATCAGAGAAAATTGTATAAGAAAACAATATATTAGAAAAAAGTATAGCGTCTGCAAATCATAACAATCCAATCCAATCCAAATGGAAGAAAGCGAGTCCGAATGGGGCGAGTTGACTCGGGAATGTCTCATCAACATCCTCTCTCGACTCACCGCCGAGGATCAATGGCGCGGTGCGATGCTTGTTTGCAAACCATGGTTCAACGCTTTCCAGGAACCCTCTCTTCACTCTGTATTCAACCTCGAACCTTACTTCGACTCGCCATCCGAGTCACCTCGCTGGTGGACCCTACAATTCGAGTCCAAAATCGATTCCATGCTTCTATCTATCGTTCAATCGACTCGTCAATTCCTCACCCAGATTCGCGTTCGACACTGCTCTGATCGCCCTCTCAATCTTGTTGCCCTAAGGTACAATCTAGGTTCGGTAATTTCAATTTGGAAATTGGTTATGCAATTATTAGGTTTTCATTCTGAAATTGCCCAAACTGTTTATCTTTTTAACATCAAGGAGGAAAACTTGATTCCAGAAGTTTAAAATTGATTTTGACTTTGAACTCTAAGTTGGAATTTATAGCTATTGTCTTTACGAACGATTTTTAGGCTCCAAATTATTGTTCAAGACACCTTTACATGAATTTAACCAAATTAAATTACTTTGCTTTCAGTTAACTTTTAGCCATAATCAATTTTACAAAATTGACTTattcaaaatcaattttttagAGTATGTTTGGTTTAACATTTGGAAGAGCCGAAAGCAATTCTAGAGGGGTAGAATTGATTTTTGAATGATTTTGAGGCCTTTGGTTCTTCTAAAGTAGGATTGACTTTGCCTTCAGAATTAATTCTACTTGAAGTTAGAAGTTGTAGCTTTTGAgtttaaaaatgatttttacATTGAAATTTGAAACTTACTGACCAACTCAATTTAGCATAAATTAATTTACATTCAACTCACTTTtaatcaaaatcaattttacaTAATCAATTTATTCAAAATCAAATTTTTTCACCCCAAAACCAAACATACGCTTAAACTAACTTATTCAAAATCGGTTTTTTCTACTGCAGAACCAAACAAAAAATAAGCCTGTAAAATGTTTTCTGCTTTCAAGCGCGAATACAACATTTGGGGGTGTATATGTATgttatgtatgtatgtatgttcTCAAACCACAGGTTTctttgttttgcttttttttgttGGAACACAATTCAACTGCATTTCAGATGTCCAAATCTTGAGGTGTTGTCAGTCAGAAGCTGCCCTCGTGTTACTGATGATTCAATCTCTAAGATTGCGACTGGGTGCCCAAATTTAAGGGAACTGGACATCAGCTATTGTTATGAGATAACTCATGAGTCATTGGTGTTGATTGGAAGAAATTGCTCTAACCTTAAGGTTCTCAAGAGAAATCTCATGAATTGGCTTGATCCTTCCCAACACGTTGGGATTGTTCCCGATGATTACCTAGATGCTTGTCCGCAAGATGGAGATTCTGAAGCTGCTGCTATTGCTAATTATATGCCTCATCTAGAGTGGCTAGAGATTAGGTTCTCCAAGTTAACGGCAAAAGGTCTGAAATCGATATGTCAGGGGTGTCCTAACCTTGAATACTTGGATTTGTCTGGCTGCGCTAACTTAACTAGCCGAGACATTGTAAATGCATCGTCAAGTTTGTCGCGCTTGAAAGACATTAAGAAACCAAATTTCTACATTCCAAGATCTGTCTATCACACTGAAAGATATGGACATTGGGAACTATATGATGAGAGATTTCAAACAGATGTTTTCCGAATCTGACCATTGATAAGAAGAATATCCAAGATGTAAACTGTGAGTCCATCAACCCATCTTCTTTCTACTGATCTGTGCAGGTCTTCATTGAGTTTCTTCAGTTATTGGTCCAGACAATTATATCTTATAGAAGTTATAATCTTTGTCTTTGTAATTCCTACTCTATGTTGTATGTTTTCCTTGTATCTGTATGTAATGTGTATGTATAGAAGATAATTGTATCAGGTCCCCATAATGGATTTACCTAATAATATTTTGATTATTTCTCTTTGCTTTGGCTGTTGGATTACTACTTATATGTTCTCGCGTGCAATCTATCATTACAATTTGTATTATGTTCTTAAAATTCATGTTTTGCTTTTTTTGTATCTTTCTTGCTCAGAGAAACTCTCTTGTTGTGACATATATGCATATAGTGTTATTGGAATTTTTCTACTGCTAGAACTTAAGTTGGTTGTCAATGAATGTGTAGTTGTTGAATTATTTGCCGGTATCATTGAGGTGAGTTGTGATTCTGAAGTTTAAGATTGGGTGACTTTTTTATTTAGATTGTTAGCCAGCTTTGTGTGATTCCTTGGTAGATACAGTAATGTATCTAAACACTAAAAAGCATGACTGTCAAACTCCAAAGATAACTTAAACATTAAACTCAGGTAGATTCATAGAAAAGCGAATTCTAAAATGATTGAATGAGTCTATGATATAGTGGTTATTGTCTCCACATATGCTTAAAATGATGTAGTAGGTAGGTCCTTCTATATGTTAAgcaaaaaaacaaaacaaaaatgcAACATTTGTCACTTGTAGCACTCAACTCCACAGATGATGAAGATTCTGTCCATCATATTTGAACTGTGATGCTATGCTTGTGCATTATTGTCTGGTATGCTTTGGTTTGGCCTTGAGCTATGAATCCGTTTCAATTGAATTTATTGCTTGTGCATTATTGTTATTGTAGTTTGGTTTATCACTAAGTCAGAATTTTGAATACCTTACTATGCATATGGTTTTAAATTGTGTCATGCTGCTGTGGTAGATGTTTACAACGTTATTGCAATTCTACGAGTCAAGCCTACAAAAACTCCTTAAGTTTGCATAGACTCTCGAGTTCGGTAACCTTAGATTTAAAGACTATGTCAAGAAGACATACATTGTTTGCATTATTTATACACATTATGGAAACGGAATGAAGAGGTAAGTTTATAAATGCAGTTCTTATTTATAGTTAAAATACAAGCTAAGAGCATGCGGGTAGTGTGTTAAATAGTACAAATCAAAAGCAGGTTGTTAACACAAGGTAAAGATTTTGATTTAGCACTTTAAGACAGGTCTAGCAAGTGGATACCAAGGTGATTGAAACCAGTTAATATGAACATTCATGTAGTTGGCATTCAAAAGAAACAAGGTACCAAAATTAATGTGAAAAGTATATTCCTTAATGATATAGAGTACAGTGAAGGGTTGCTTCTACACCTTGTCCAATGGATTCTTTTATGAAATGGAGACACTTGCTGATGCTTTTTGTCATTGTGATATCTTATGGAATTTGGTTTATGGTATTCTTTCAGTTAAACTTGTGAGTTGAGAACAATGGTGAAGAGATCTTTTAGACTGTCCCCTAGCTTTAAGATGACTTCGAGATGAGAAGTTTAACCTTAGCTCGTTTAATTGGGACATTTGCTTGTAACTTTGAGATGAGAATTTAAGTCATGTAACTTGTAAGGCTTATGAATAAAGATGTAATCATCTTCAAT includes:
- the LOC127135101 gene encoding uncharacterized protein LOC127135101, which codes for MEAPPFSNLEEHHDDSLFNYLNSLSPLNPPAMDYSLFTSPNASSFEESTFLIARDNLLDTSNPQVSSQNVPTYSTQDCDYNNLISTTQSLMDTNPIQTGNHEVPEVESTKDFTKFLVHITGEDFCRSTLKMKSKQLDPSNMKKKRKLGSCSKHEKEEESADFSQSTSLKKKRKIRISGHCKCKKTSCLRKYCECFKGGVGCSPSCKCQGCENIYGKKDRELQETEALQISRPLVPLPYLSLENPQRSFCAELFGSQNQELAKALS
- the LOC127138452 gene encoding F-box protein SKIP1, translating into MEESESEWGELTRECLINILSRLTAEDQWRGAMLVCKPWFNAFQEPSLHSVFNLEPYFDSPSESPRWWTLQFESKIDSMLLSIVQSTRQFLTQIRVRHCSDRPLNLVALRCPNLEVLSVRSCPRVTDDSISKIATGCPNLRELDISYCYEITHESLVLIGRNCSNLKVLKRNLMNWLDPSQHVGIVPDDYLDACPQDGDSEAAAIANYMPHLEWLEIRFSKLTAKGLKSICQGCPNLEYLDLSGCANLTSRDIVNASSSLSRLKDIKKPNFYIPRSVYHTERYGHWELYDERFQTDVFRI